A single region of the Rhodococcus sp. W8901 genome encodes:
- the ilvC gene encoding ketol-acid reductoisomerase, producing MFYDDDADLSIIQGRKVAVIGYGSQGHAHSLSLRDSGVDVRIGLKEGSKSRAKAEEQGLTVGTPAEVAEWADVIMVLAPDTAQASIFKNDIEPNLKDGDALFFGHGLNIHFDLIKAPENVTVGMVAPKGPGHLVRRQFVDGKGVPALIAVHQDPKGEGQALALSYAKGIGGTRAGVIKTTFKEETETDLFGEQAVLCGGTEELVKTGFEVMVEAGYAPEMAYFEVLHELKLIVDLMYEGGIARMNYSVSDTAEFGGYLSGPRVIDAGTKERMKAILADIQSGEFTRRLVANVENGNTELEGLRKANAEHPIEVTGKKLRDLMSWVDRPITETA from the coding sequence ATGTTCTACGACGACGATGCAGACCTGTCGATCATCCAGGGCCGCAAGGTCGCGGTCATCGGCTACGGCAGCCAGGGCCACGCGCACTCGCTGAGCCTGCGCGATTCCGGTGTCGATGTGCGCATCGGCCTCAAGGAGGGTTCGAAGTCCCGCGCCAAGGCTGAGGAGCAGGGCCTGACCGTAGGCACGCCGGCCGAGGTTGCCGAGTGGGCCGACGTCATCATGGTGCTCGCCCCCGACACCGCTCAGGCGTCGATCTTCAAGAACGACATCGAGCCGAACCTGAAGGACGGCGACGCGCTGTTCTTCGGCCACGGCCTCAACATCCACTTCGACCTGATCAAGGCTCCGGAGAACGTCACGGTCGGCATGGTCGCCCCGAAGGGCCCCGGCCACCTGGTGCGTCGTCAGTTCGTCGACGGCAAGGGCGTCCCGGCCCTGATCGCCGTCCACCAGGACCCGAAGGGTGAGGGCCAGGCCCTGGCTCTGTCCTACGCCAAGGGCATCGGTGGCACCCGCGCCGGCGTCATCAAGACCACGTTCAAGGAAGAGACCGAGACGGACCTCTTCGGTGAGCAGGCCGTGCTCTGCGGTGGCACCGAGGAACTGGTCAAGACCGGTTTCGAGGTCATGGTCGAGGCGGGCTACGCCCCCGAGATGGCCTACTTCGAGGTGCTGCACGAGCTCAAGCTGATCGTCGACCTCATGTACGAGGGTGGCATCGCCCGCATGAACTACTCGGTGTCCGACACCGCCGAGTTCGGTGGCTACCTGTCCGGCCCGCGCGTTATCGACGCCGGCACCAAGGAGCGCATGAAGGCCATCCTGGCCGACATCCAGTCGGGTGAGTTCACCCGTCGCCTGGTCGCCAACGTCGAGAACGGCAACACCGAGCTCGAGGGCCTGCGCAAGGCCAACGCCGAGCACCCCATCGAGGTCACCGGCAAGAAGCT
- the ilvN gene encoding acetolactate synthase small subunit — translation MSTSHTLSVLVEDKPGVLARVAALFSRRGFNIESLAVGGTEVPDISRMTIVVTVDEFPLEQVTKQLNKLVNVIKIVEQDTDASVARELILIKVRADASVRTQVIETVNLFRAKVIDVAPEAVTIEATGTRSKLDALLRMLDPFGIREIVQSGVVAVGRGPKSITATR, via the coding sequence GTGAGCACCAGTCACACCCTCAGTGTTCTCGTCGAGGACAAGCCGGGCGTGCTGGCCCGCGTCGCCGCACTCTTCTCCCGCCGGGGATTCAACATCGAGTCGCTCGCCGTCGGCGGCACCGAGGTCCCCGACATCTCGCGCATGACGATCGTCGTGACGGTCGACGAGTTCCCGCTCGAGCAGGTCACGAAGCAGCTCAACAAGCTGGTCAACGTGATCAAGATCGTCGAGCAGGACACCGACGCGTCGGTGGCGCGCGAGCTGATCCTGATCAAGGTGCGCGCAGATGCCAGCGTGCGCACGCAGGTCATCGAGACGGTGAACCTGTTCCGCGCCAAGGTGATCGACGTCGCGCCGGAGGCCGTCACGATCGAGGCCACGGGTACCCGCTCCAAGCTCGATGCGCTCCTGCGCATGCTCGATCCGTTCGGCATCCGCGAGATCGTGCAGTCCGGTGTGGTGGCGGTCGGCCGTGGGCCGAAGTCCATCACGGCCACCCGCTAG
- a CDS encoding acetolactate synthase large subunit, with protein MSAPTARPQPTPRKSGAASPTTAAAATPTGNRRQVAPERVTGAQSVVRALEELEVDTVFGIPGGAVLPVYDPLFDSQKVRHVLVRHEQGAGHAATGYAQATGKVGVCMATSGPGATNLVTPLADAQMDSVPVVAITGQVARSLIGTDGFQEADISGITMPITKHNFLITDGVDIPRILAEAFYLASSGRPGAVLVDIPKDILQAQTTFSWPPEMHLPGYRPVTKPHGKQVREAARLIADAKSPVLYVGGGVIKADASPELLELAELTGIPVVTTLMARGAFPDSHQLNCGMPGMHGTVAAVAALQKSDLLITLGARFDDRVTGQLDSFAPDAKVIHADIDPAEIGKNRHADVPIVGDCKEVITELIEAIRADRATGTTLDLTEWWAYLDGIRRTYPLAYDRPADGALSPEYVIQTVGRLAGPDAIYCAGVGQHQMWAAQFVNYEKPRTWLNSGGLGTMGYAVPAAMGAKMGMPGTEVWAIDGDGCFQMTNQELATCAVEGVPIKVALINNGNLGMVRQWQTLFYDERYSNTNLGTHGAVRIPDFVKLAEALGCVGIRVEREEDVEDAIRTAQSINDKPVVIDFIVGADAQVWPMVAAGTSNDEIMAARGIRPLFDDDEAVSEPAAIHEAMEREQRAGEAAAGEDRQ; from the coding sequence GTGAGCGCACCAACCGCACGGCCTCAACCCACGCCGCGCAAGTCGGGAGCAGCCAGCCCGACAACCGCGGCCGCCGCCACGCCGACCGGTAACCGTCGTCAGGTCGCCCCCGAGCGGGTCACCGGCGCGCAGTCCGTGGTCCGCGCCCTCGAGGAGCTCGAGGTCGACACTGTGTTCGGTATCCCGGGTGGTGCCGTTCTGCCGGTGTACGACCCGCTCTTCGATTCGCAGAAGGTTCGGCACGTCCTGGTGCGTCACGAGCAGGGCGCGGGTCACGCCGCGACCGGCTACGCCCAGGCGACCGGCAAGGTCGGCGTCTGCATGGCGACGTCGGGTCCGGGTGCGACCAACCTGGTGACCCCGCTCGCCGATGCTCAGATGGACTCGGTCCCTGTCGTCGCGATCACCGGCCAGGTGGCGCGTTCGCTGATCGGGACCGACGGTTTCCAGGAAGCCGACATCTCCGGCATCACCATGCCGATCACCAAGCACAACTTCCTCATCACCGACGGCGTCGACATCCCGCGGATCCTGGCCGAGGCGTTCTACCTGGCGTCGAGCGGCCGCCCGGGCGCGGTTCTCGTCGACATCCCCAAGGACATCCTGCAGGCGCAGACCACATTCTCGTGGCCGCCGGAGATGCACTTGCCCGGCTACCGCCCGGTCACCAAGCCGCACGGCAAGCAGGTCCGTGAGGCTGCGCGCCTCATCGCCGACGCCAAGTCGCCGGTCCTGTACGTCGGCGGCGGCGTGATCAAGGCCGACGCCTCGCCCGAGCTGCTCGAACTGGCCGAGCTCACCGGCATCCCCGTCGTCACCACGCTCATGGCGCGCGGCGCGTTCCCGGACAGCCACCAGCTCAACTGCGGCATGCCGGGCATGCACGGCACCGTGGCCGCCGTTGCTGCGCTGCAGAAGAGTGACCTGCTGATCACGCTCGGCGCTCGCTTCGACGACCGCGTCACCGGGCAGCTCGATTCGTTCGCGCCCGACGCCAAGGTGATCCACGCGGACATCGACCCTGCCGAGATCGGCAAGAACCGCCATGCGGACGTCCCGATCGTGGGCGACTGCAAGGAGGTCATCACCGAGCTGATCGAGGCGATCCGTGCCGACCGGGCGACGGGCACCACCCTCGACCTCACCGAGTGGTGGGCGTACCTCGACGGCATCCGGCGCACCTACCCGCTGGCGTACGACCGCCCGGCGGATGGCGCGCTCTCGCCCGAGTACGTGATCCAGACCGTCGGCCGCCTCGCGGGCCCCGATGCGATCTACTGCGCCGGCGTCGGCCAGCACCAGATGTGGGCCGCGCAGTTCGTCAACTACGAGAAGCCGCGCACGTGGCTCAACTCGGGCGGCCTGGGCACCATGGGCTACGCGGTGCCCGCCGCGATGGGCGCCAAAATGGGCATGCCCGGCACCGAGGTGTGGGCAATCGACGGTGACGGCTGCTTCCAGATGACCAATCAGGAACTGGCCACGTGCGCCGTCGAGGGCGTGCCGATCAAGGTCGCGCTGATCAACAACGGCAACCTCGGCATGGTCCGCCAGTGGCAGACCCTGTTCTACGACGAGCGCTACTCCAACACGAACCTGGGCACCCATGGCGCGGTGCGGATCCCGGACTTCGTGAAGCTGGCGGAGGCTCTCGGCTGTGTCGGCATCCGGGTCGAGCGCGAGGAGGACGTCGAGGACGCGATCCGCACCGCACAGTCGATCAACGACAAGCCCGTCGTCATCGACTTCATCGTGGGCGCCGACGCCCAGGTGTGGCCGATGGTCGCCGCCGGCACCAGCAATGACGAGATCATGGCGGCCCGGGGAATCCGGCCGCTGTTCGACGACGACGAGGCTGTGTCCGAGCCCGCCGCCATCCACGAGGCCATGGAACGCGAGCAGCGTGCCGGCGAGGCCGCAGCAGGAGAGGATCGCCAGTGA
- a CDS encoding PH domain-containing protein, which translates to MPPVPSSHTPSDDRQVIRISPLALMACLFLLFCLSFPVLGWPAAFGWTLVIPFLIGAWVLRVRTTVGPDGLELRRAFSSQSISWDQIKGFRFPKRGWARAELLDGNEVSLPNVTFGRLPQLASASGGRVTDPYAAAREAQAEKSRAKAAAADEAAQSVESPGAAKPESAGDSEPDTD; encoded by the coding sequence GTGCCACCGGTGCCATCATCCCATACGCCCTCAGACGACCGACAGGTCATCCGGATTTCCCCACTCGCCCTGATGGCGTGCTTGTTCCTGTTGTTCTGCTTGAGCTTCCCGGTTCTCGGATGGCCGGCCGCGTTCGGCTGGACGCTGGTGATCCCGTTCCTGATCGGGGCCTGGGTCCTGCGCGTGCGGACCACCGTCGGCCCGGACGGCCTCGAGCTGCGCCGAGCCTTCTCTTCGCAGTCCATATCGTGGGATCAGATCAAGGGCTTCCGCTTCCCCAAGCGCGGCTGGGCACGCGCCGAACTCCTCGACGGCAACGAGGTCTCCCTGCCCAACGTGACCTTCGGACGCCTCCCGCAGCTCGCGTCGGCGAGTGGCGGCCGCGTCACCGACCCGTACGCCGCAGCCCGCGAGGCACAGGCGGAGAAGTCTCGCGCCAAGGCCGCGGCGGCCGACGAGGCCGCCCAGTCCGTCGAATCTCCGGGGGCCGCGAAGCCCGAGTCCGCCGGCGATTCGGAGCCGGATACCGACTAG
- the ilvD gene encoding dihydroxy-acid dehydratase translates to MPPLRSRTTTVGRNAAGARSLWRATGMTDSDFGKPIVAIANSYTQFVPGHVHLKNVGEIVAEAVRAAGGVPREFHTIAVDDGIAMGHGGMLYSLPSREIIADSVEYMVNAHTADALVCISNCDKITPGMLNAAMRLNIPTVFVSGGPMEAGKAVVVGGVAQAPTDLITAISASANDSVSEEGLDEVERSACPTCGSCSGMFTANSMNCLTEALGLALPGNGSTLATHEARRALFSKAGTTVVEAALRYYRDEDESVLPRNIASPKAFRNAMALDVAMGGSTNTVLHTLAAAQEGEVDFDLSTIDEISRRVPCLSKVSPNSDYHMEDVHRAGGIPALLGELRRANLLETDVSTVHTKSFDEWLDTWDIRSGKASDEALELFHAAPGGVRTTEPFSTNNRWSALDTDAEGGCIRDLEHAYTVEGGLCVLRGNIAVDGAILKTAGIDEELFSFQGPAVVVESQEAAVSVILQKQIKPGDVIVVRYEGPKGGPGMQEMLHPTAFLKGAGLGKVCALVTDGRFSGGTSGLSIGHISPEAASGGVIGLVEDGDQIRIDVATRTLEVLVDDETLAQRRAKMEASERPWQPVDRQRSVTTALRAYAALATSADKGAVRHVP, encoded by the coding sequence ATGCCCCCGCTGAGGTCACGCACCACCACCGTCGGACGCAACGCTGCCGGAGCCCGTTCGCTCTGGCGCGCAACCGGTATGACCGACTCCGACTTCGGTAAGCCGATCGTCGCGATCGCGAACTCCTACACGCAGTTCGTGCCCGGCCACGTTCACCTGAAGAACGTCGGCGAGATCGTCGCCGAGGCCGTCCGCGCAGCGGGTGGCGTGCCGCGCGAGTTCCACACCATCGCCGTCGACGACGGCATCGCGATGGGCCACGGCGGCATGCTCTACTCGCTGCCGAGCCGCGAGATCATCGCCGACTCCGTCGAGTACATGGTCAACGCGCACACCGCCGACGCCCTGGTGTGCATCTCGAACTGCGACAAGATCACCCCCGGCATGCTCAATGCCGCGATGCGCCTGAACATCCCGACGGTCTTCGTCTCCGGCGGCCCGATGGAGGCCGGCAAGGCCGTCGTCGTCGGCGGCGTCGCGCAGGCCCCCACCGACCTGATCACCGCGATCTCGGCGAGCGCCAACGACTCCGTGTCCGAGGAGGGCCTGGACGAGGTCGAGCGCAGCGCGTGCCCCACGTGCGGTTCGTGCTCGGGAATGTTCACCGCCAACTCGATGAACTGCCTCACCGAGGCACTCGGACTCGCACTGCCCGGCAACGGTTCCACGCTGGCCACCCACGAGGCGCGTCGCGCCCTCTTCAGCAAGGCCGGCACCACCGTCGTCGAGGCGGCGCTGCGCTACTACCGCGACGAGGACGAGTCGGTTCTGCCCCGGAACATCGCCTCCCCCAAGGCGTTCCGCAACGCGATGGCACTCGACGTCGCGATGGGCGGCTCCACCAACACGGTGCTGCACACCCTCGCGGCAGCGCAGGAAGGCGAGGTCGACTTCGACCTGAGCACCATCGACGAAATCAGCCGTCGCGTGCCGTGCCTGTCGAAGGTCTCCCCCAACTCGGACTACCACATGGAGGACGTCCACCGCGCCGGTGGCATCCCCGCTCTCCTCGGTGAACTGCGCCGCGCGAACCTACTCGAGACCGACGTCTCGACCGTCCACACCAAGAGCTTCGACGAGTGGCTCGACACGTGGGACATCCGCTCCGGCAAGGCGTCCGACGAAGCACTCGAACTGTTCCACGCAGCCCCCGGCGGTGTGCGCACCACCGAGCCGTTCTCGACGAACAACCGCTGGTCCGCGCTCGACACCGACGCCGAGGGCGGCTGCATTCGCGACCTCGAGCACGCGTACACCGTCGAGGGCGGCCTGTGCGTGCTGCGCGGCAACATCGCCGTCGACGGCGCGATCCTCAAGACCGCGGGCATCGACGAGGAGCTGTTCTCGTTCCAGGGTCCGGCCGTCGTCGTCGAGTCCCAGGAGGCGGCGGTCTCGGTGATCCTCCAGAAGCAGATCAAGCCGGGCGACGTCATCGTCGTGCGTTACGAGGGCCCCAAGGGTGGTCCGGGCATGCAGGAGATGCTGCACCCCACTGCCTTCCTCAAGGGCGCCGGTCTCGGCAAGGTGTGTGCACTGGTCACCGACGGTCGCTTCTCGGGTGGCACGTCCGGCCTGTCGATCGGGCACATCTCCCCCGAGGCTGCGTCGGGCGGTGTGATCGGTCTGGTCGAGGACGGCGACCAGATCCGCATCGACGTCGCGACCCGCACCCTCGAGGTCCTCGTCGACGACGAGACGCTCGCGCAGCGCCGCGCCAAGATGGAGGCCTCCGAGCGCCCGTGGCAGCCGGTGGATCGTCAGCGCTCGGTCACCACCGCACTGCGCGCCTACGCGGCGCTGGCCACGTCGGCCGACAAGGGCGCCGTCCGCCACGTGCCGTAA
- a CDS encoding DoxX family protein — MTDKSKDHTESTGAGSAPSPFDQPTERFAAQSVDRGSRPLAHTDDDLDFDDRGASSLPTEQIPAFRPAPAPTGIEDQPTTVIQRDDATVPTPTLSPPIVSEPIVSEPIGDASTVAAPVAVPPMPGSDGGADNRRGTLDLGLLVLRLVVGGTLLAHGLQKLTGWWNGPGLGGYRDILVDSGFDHARVLAVAGAVGEVAGGALLILGLLTPIAAATVVAVMINAWCLKQSMVPGLEYFAPEGIEYETVLGAAAAAIILTGPGRISLDGRRKWATRPYVGSTVILILGAAVGVGVWIFLNGANPVI, encoded by the coding sequence GTGACTGACAAGTCGAAAGATCACACCGAGTCCACCGGCGCGGGGTCCGCGCCGAGCCCGTTCGATCAGCCGACCGAGAGGTTCGCCGCGCAGTCCGTCGACCGGGGGAGCCGACCGTTGGCGCACACCGACGACGACCTCGACTTCGACGACAGGGGCGCCTCGAGTCTGCCGACGGAGCAGATTCCCGCCTTCCGCCCCGCTCCCGCGCCGACCGGCATCGAGGACCAGCCCACCACCGTGATCCAGCGCGACGACGCCACCGTGCCGACGCCGACCCTGTCCCCGCCGATCGTGTCCGAGCCGATCGTGTCGGAGCCGATCGGCGATGCGTCGACGGTCGCCGCCCCGGTCGCGGTCCCGCCGATGCCGGGCTCGGACGGCGGGGCGGACAACCGGCGCGGCACGCTGGATCTCGGTCTGCTGGTCCTGCGACTCGTGGTCGGCGGCACGCTGCTCGCGCACGGCCTGCAGAAGCTCACCGGATGGTGGAACGGGCCGGGCCTCGGCGGCTACCGGGACATCCTGGTGGACTCCGGTTTCGACCACGCGCGGGTTCTCGCGGTGGCCGGCGCGGTCGGCGAGGTGGCCGGCGGTGCACTGCTGATCCTCGGCCTGCTCACTCCGATCGCGGCCGCCACGGTGGTCGCCGTGATGATCAACGCGTGGTGCCTCAAGCAGTCCATGGTGCCCGGCCTCGAGTACTTCGCGCCCGAGGGCATCGAGTACGAGACGGTGCTCGGTGCGGCCGCGGCCGCGATCATCCTGACCGGTCCGGGCCGGATCTCCCTGGACGGCCGCCGCAAGTGGGCCACCCGCCCGTACGTCGGATCGACGGTGATCCTGATCCTCGGTGCGGCCGTGGGTGTCGGCGTGTGGATCTTCCTCAACGGGGCCAACCCCGTCATCTGA
- a CDS encoding PQQ-dependent sugar dehydrogenase, whose product MTKGVPGRKVRGAATAAICSIAVVAAAGCARFDDSTSSPFTPEPTFGSGAEVQPREPSAPSSVLPEPSVPNDPCFDRDPNVIATCLDATGGLVMLPDGGSALVAERRTGRIVRVAPGEKPTEFARIPVDSGSDGGLLDIALSPTYTEDNLLYAYITTGSDNRVVRIAPGDTPKDVLTGIPRGDVGNAGALTFSTPGELMVLTGDTGNPAAAADPASLAGKLLGVTALSSTPNPPRPAVVLSGLGRVGDVCADPGGGVWVTDRTALEDRIQRVRPDGTVGAPAWTWPDKPGVAGCAAARGAVAVALTDAQAMAVLATEHDTGAVTSAPALLAQKLYGRLGGTVISGAGEIWAATVNKSGGEPGPTDDRVVKLPLPSGGGGTD is encoded by the coding sequence ATGACGAAGGGTGTACCGGGCCGGAAGGTTCGAGGGGCGGCCACGGCAGCCATCTGTTCGATCGCTGTGGTGGCGGCCGCCGGATGCGCGCGGTTCGACGACTCCACATCGTCGCCGTTCACCCCCGAGCCGACGTTCGGTTCCGGTGCGGAGGTGCAGCCTCGCGAACCGTCCGCACCCTCGTCGGTGCTGCCCGAGCCGTCGGTGCCGAACGACCCCTGCTTCGACCGCGACCCCAATGTCATTGCCACGTGCCTGGATGCGACCGGCGGGCTGGTGATGCTGCCCGACGGCGGCTCCGCATTGGTGGCGGAGCGTCGCACCGGGCGCATCGTGCGGGTGGCGCCGGGTGAGAAGCCGACCGAGTTCGCCAGGATCCCCGTCGATTCCGGATCCGACGGCGGCCTGCTCGACATCGCGCTGTCCCCCACGTACACCGAGGACAACCTCCTCTACGCCTACATCACGACGGGCAGTGACAACCGGGTGGTCCGCATCGCGCCCGGGGACACGCCCAAGGACGTCCTCACCGGAATTCCGCGCGGCGACGTCGGAAACGCCGGCGCACTGACGTTCTCGACGCCCGGAGAATTGATGGTCCTGACGGGCGACACCGGCAATCCCGCGGCCGCGGCCGATCCCGCGTCGCTCGCCGGAAAGCTGCTCGGTGTGACCGCGCTGTCCTCGACCCCGAATCCGCCACGGCCCGCCGTCGTACTGTCCGGGCTGGGTCGGGTGGGCGACGTGTGCGCGGATCCCGGTGGTGGCGTGTGGGTCACGGACCGTACAGCACTCGAGGATCGGATCCAGCGCGTCCGACCGGACGGAACCGTCGGGGCGCCCGCGTGGACGTGGCCGGACAAGCCCGGGGTCGCCGGATGCGCCGCCGCACGGGGCGCGGTCGCGGTCGCCCTGACCGACGCGCAGGCGATGGCGGTCCTGGCTACCGAGCACGACACCGGTGCCGTCACCTCGGCGCCGGCCCTGCTGGCGCAGAAGCTCTACGGCCGTCTCGGTGGGACGGTGATCAGCGGTGCCGGCGAGATCTGGGCGGCCACGGTGAACAAGTCCGGCGGGGAGCCCGGTCCCACCGACGATCGTGTCGTGAAGCTTCCGCTGCCGAGCGGTGGCGGCGGGACCGACTGA